TTCTCACTCCGCTCAGTGACCCGAACCCGCCCGGTCCACCGTATAACATTTGGGGCATCGTTACTGCCCCTGGTGGAGCCCAAGGGGCGATCGTGAGGCTGAAGCTGAACTCGAATGACATCCGCGTGTACAACGTCGGCGCAGACGGGAAGTATTTCTTCTTCGTCGTCCCGGGCGACTACGTGGTTTCTGCCTCGAAAGACGCGCTGACGGCGCCCGATCAGTCCGCCACCTTGACTCAACCCAACGAGGTGATCCGACGTGATTTCAATCTTCAATAAGCGGGTGGCGCTTCGACTCGGGCAACTGCTGCTCGCGGCCGTCGGGATCGTTGCCGGGGTGATGTGGGCTCAGTGGATCCTAACCACCGATCCGTTCGCTCAGCTTCGCAGAGGGGCTCCTGAGGGGCTTTCCGAGGAGATTGGGGTTCGGCTGAAGGGCGTCGACGTCAAGATGTATGAGCACGGGACGCTGGTAGGAAGCGCGAAGGTAGGAACGCTCGACATCCGAAGAGATCGCAACCGGTTGGCGTTCCACGAGGTCGCCGACGGGATGTATCGGGGCGCGGACGGCGAGTTTCGATTCGCGAGCCCTGCAGCGACCTACGATTCTTCGTTCCGCCGTCTTGAAGTAGGTTCGGGCGGGCGGATTTGGAACGAGGACATGGACCTTAAGGTGCTTGGGGCGGTGTATCAGGGAAGCACGCAAGTCCTCCAGACTTCTGGCCTGATTACCGGAAGGTTCATGGACGGCTCGATTGAGGCGGAGAACCTGCTCTACCGCTTGGATACCGGCGCCTACCGAGTGGGGCCGATCACCTGGGTAGGCGAGGTCGAGATTCCTGCCGTTCGGAGGCAGGACAAGCCTCAAACCCAGAAGTGGACGATCAAGGCACTGGGCGCGGCGCGAGCCAAAGGCGACCTCGAGTTTTATGAGAACGTCGAGGCGACCGACGGCGAGGTGATCGTCAAGGCGCCGAAGGGCTCACTGAATCGGAACACGGACGTTTTTGAGGCGACCGGTCCCGTCGAGTACTTCGGGATCGAAGCGAACTTGCGGTGCGACAAGATCGTGATCTTTCGCGCAGAGAAGCGCGCGGTGCTGACGGGCAACGTCACTTTGGTGGTCAAGCCCAAAGAAAATCAAAAGCTCGAGGTGATGGAGATTCCTCCTTTCAGGCCGGTGGTGCCCGAGGAGGTCGCCAAGAACCGCCCCCAGCCCCAAAGCGCGACGGACTCCCAACGCAAGGACGACGAGGTTCGCTCGGGGCAGACGATCCGCAAGTATCCCATCCTGATCGCCGCCGAGAAGATCGAGTATTGGTATGCCGAGGGCAGCCGTCGGGCGATCATCACAGGCAAGCCGCAGGCGCGCCAAGAACTGCCGGAGGGCCGGTGGAGGCACCTGTGGGCGCCGCGAGGGCTTTATGACGGCGAAGAAGACACGCTTCGCATGATCGGAGCCGAGGGCAAGCGGGAAGTCCGCATCATGACCTCAGTGGGCGACGACCTTGTTGCCGAGTGGTTTGAAGTCGCGACAGCGGCGGAAGAAGACTCCTGGCAGGCTTGGAACATCACCGGAACGGTCGCCAAAGAACCCGACCAGGGCAAGCCGCCCCCCACAGGCCCGACCGGACCCATCGGCCACAGGTAGGGACCGCCGCCCCCATAGACCCCTTCGAATTCCCAGCTTCGGGCAAAGTCCCGCAATCCGATCAGGCTCGACGAGCCTACCCACGCCGATAACTCAGCTACCGGAACCCGGTTTCTGGGAAGTGTGGGCATGAGACAGGACTTCAGACAGCGGCAACAGGCGGACACCCGGCTCCAAACCCGAGTCGATCCGCGCGTCATCATGAAGAGCCAGGTGGTTCAGCTTGCGGTCCCCGAGTTGATGCAAGCGATCGAACTCGAGCTTCAGGAAAACCCCGCGCTCGAAAGGCTCGAAGAAGAGGCTGAGCCGTTGACCGAAGAGCAGATTCTACGGACGGTCGCCCCGCAAGAGCTGAAGGTTTCGCGGGATGACCAAGAGTTGTGGCGGTGCCTACCCAAAGGCGACGCGGAGCAAAACGACTGGCTCGACCTTGCCATCGCGCCGATTTCGGCCATCGAGCACCTTCGGGCGCAATTGCTGCCGATGCTCGACGCAGAGCTCCGGCCGCTGGGTGAATTGCTGATCGGGAGCGTCGATGAGAACGGATATCTCAGTTGCTCTGTCGAGGAGGCGGCTCTCGCGACGGGGCGCGCGATGGAAGAGGTCCAGGCTGCGATCCGGCTCCTGCAAACGTGCGATCCGAGCGGCGTGGGCGCGACCAGCGTCGTCGAGTGCCTTCAGATCCAACTGCGGGACTCTGAAGATCCCCTCGCTCCTCTGGCTCAGAGGATCTTATCACGGCACATGGATGAGTTCGTTGCGAAGAAATCCCGGACGATCTCACGGAAGTGCAAAGTGGCGCAAGACCTCGTCGAAGACGCCTTTGACCTGATCCGGTCGTTGAACCCTTACCCGCTCCAGGGTTTCCACGGCAACGTCACGCACGGAACTGCGCCCCGCGTCGCTCAGGTTACGCCAGACGTGGTCCTGACCAAGCTCGAAACGGGCTGGAAAATCGAAGTGCTGGGGGGCGACCCGGCTTCGCTTACGATCAACCGGGAGTACGGCCGGTGCTACCACCGAATTCGCAGCGGGGAGCCCATGGATGGAGACGAGGCGGCTCACGTCCTTGAGTACGTCCAGCGCGCCCACACGTTCCTCGACTGCTTGAGCAACCGAAGGACCACGATGCTCAAAGTCGGCGAGTATTTGACGAACAAGCAAGAGAGCTTCATCACGACGGGGCGATACTCGTTCTTGCGCCCCCTGACGCGCTCCCAGATGGCCGCCGATATCGGGCTGCACGAAAGCACCGTCAGCCGGGCGACTGCGGGGAAGTTCGTTCAGATCGCCACAGGCGAGGTAGTCTCGTTCGAGGTGTTTTTCAAGCCAGCGCTAAGGGTCCAGAAACTGGTCGAGGAGATTCTCGAATC
The genomic region above belongs to Candidatus Nitrosymbiomonas proteolyticus and contains:
- a CDS encoding RNA polymerase sigma-54 factor; translated protein: MRQDFRQRQQADTRLQTRVDPRVIMKSQVVQLAVPELMQAIELELQENPALERLEEEAEPLTEEQILRTVAPQELKVSRDDQELWRCLPKGDAEQNDWLDLAIAPISAIEHLRAQLLPMLDAELRPLGELLIGSVDENGYLSCSVEEAALATGRAMEEVQAAIRLLQTCDPSGVGATSVVECLQIQLRDSEDPLAPLAQRILSRHMDEFVAKKSRTISRKCKVAQDLVEDAFDLIRSLNPYPLQGFHGNVTHGTAPRVAQVTPDVVLTKLETGWKIEVLGGDPASLTINREYGRCYHRIRSGEPMDGDEAAHVLEYVQRAHTFLDCLSNRRTTMLKVGEYLTNKQESFITTGRYSFLRPLTRSQMAADIGLHESTVSRATAGKFVQIATGEVVSFEVFFKPALRVQKLVEEILESEDPNEPLSDEEVSQILAKRGFNIARRTVNKYRSQLRLLSSRARRSA